AGAGGAGGAAGAGGCAGGCAATTTGGGACAAAGCATCACAAAAAGAGATGCCTTTTCCTACTTTGGTCTAAAACACCATTACCAAACTGAGCTGTTTTTGGCCCTCCACTTTTATGCTTCTATTTAAATCacaattacaaataaacaGTAAGAATCTGCTTATGCACTTTCATATGATTTTTAGATTACTTTTTAGAgatttatatcatttaatcAAGTAATCAAGAAAGTAACcaactttcttcttcatattaaACACATcattattccttttctttaacTTAGTTTGGGTACTTAATTCTGTTCATAGTACCATCTGTAGAAAGATGAACCcttttttgcatattaaaTGAATCATACACTTATGTGTTGAATGCCCTTTATTCTTCGCTGGTAATACtgttgaaaaaataatcagTGTACTGAAGTTGGATGGtgattttaatgaaaatcTACTGTCataattttcttcctttcttttttggtaaaatttaaaattttagtacaTATTATAGTCTTGTCAGAAATTATGATTGTGAAataaatggaaattaaataaagtgaAGTAAGAGACCCAACTCAAACCATTGATGATGCATTGGTCAAATTTGGACTATAATATAGTCTTTGTCACAATGTACTTTATTAGGATATTTAAACTGTCATAAACATTTGATTATAAGATCATTGTAAGCTTATTATAAATCTTATAGAATCTCAGATTCACTCAGAACATGTGGAAAAGGAATTTATACTCTGAATGCATcattttacaaagaaaaagaaaaggaagaaacttGTCCTTTTTTTGGGCTTTAGAAGTTGAGTGTTCAAGAAGGAAAGCTCATACCTTTTCAAAATGGTCCCTCTTCGGCAGCGGGTCTTGGGAGAGGAGGGACTTGAACTCTCCaaattattttgctatattttgtaaataattttaattttttgttttttataacaattcTTCACTATTATACCGggcattttcaattttatttggatTACTTGTaagtatagcaaaataaaccatataatttattaatgatagatattgatagacgCTAAGAAGTGTTGGAGATAAGGAGTTAAAGTAAACAGTTGTAAAATCTAAAGAGTTCTAAATTCCTAAGGGCTAAATAGTAAAGAATTGATAgtataataatgatattttgtaGTGATGGGATCTTCAAACTCTTTCCGCCAAACTAACATCGGAATACATAAATTtgtactttaaaattttttggGTCTAACAAGAGTGTTATTTATAAATGGAAGTTTATCAGtagatataatttaataaattctaaacttttgctatatttgtaattattttcacCAATGTTgtcattttgaaataatttctaTTATCCTCGAGGAAGAATGATACATGAATGAACCATGGTTCATATCTCATCTAAATACAAGGTAGATAACTACTTGgtatatacaaaaaaatgtaaaccTTTCTTTTCGAACTTATCGATCAttccatattattattttataagtcAAAACCTCAACAAAGTCTAAATCCTcgttataattttatgttatatatatttttttaaaatcgaTAATTTTGGCATGAGTGATTCTTCATTGTCCCCTCATTTCATATTTACGATAggtttagagagaaaaatgcttttaaaaaaatgattgagaTTCATAAATGTTATAGTAATTGTAAGTTATAAGTTTCCCCTAGCTTTAAGCATTATATTCACACCTTTAGCTTTcatgatatattattgaaacaaCACTCCCTTCTTCCTCcctcttccaattttaatttttaatattaagttAGTTAGTAATGGTTTTTCTCATTAATAATCACATTAACCACCAAACACACAGTTCTTTCTCAATTAAGCAAAACCTTGATCATGATGTTGCAAGAACAAGCCATTCCCAAAGCAAGGTATACCCTCATCAATTTTTATCACATGTTGCAACTAATCATTTAATTACTCCAATatctctctttaattaatattttaattgttgtcACTCTGATTAAATTAATAGCAAAAATCTCATATTAACTTAAGAGATTTATATGGAATAAGGTTTTGATtggttttatgaaaaagatgGAATGTTTGGTTTAGCAGTATTATTAATATGACTAATTTTCTAAGTTAACTTTAACCATATATAgattactaattaattaaccttcATTTCTTCAATGGGGCATTCCCTTTTGCTTTCCCCAATCGTGTGCCTTAATTAATCATTTGTAAAAGTAATATTTGAGTAAAAGTAAAAGGgaaaaaccaataaataaaaagtctcACTTCTCAAGCAAACTCAATCTTACACTTACCattcttttgttcttattattatcattataatTCACAAAAGCCCTTTCAAAGATTTTgtgctttttaatttttcttttttttaaaattgcttttaaattttaataatgctTTCTCTCCATCATGATTATTCATCcatcattattttcaatttttttctttatccctaattgttttttttattctaaaaaaccaattgatttcttttatatttaatttgctTAAACTTGAAGaattataagatattataTGTACATGAcgtaatatctaaaattttttaaatctttttttatatataatatagtaacaaaatcttattatattttgattattttagagctatattttttaaaaaaaattgggaaaACAAAAACGTTTACAGTATTTACTCGGTTTAATTAGAGAATCCTTTTAGTCTTGTCAAAtgtctaattatatatattcaattgaactttgaatcaaaatataaggttgattttaattatttgatcaaATCAAAGTCTATCTACATCAAACATCTTTGAGACAACTTTAgatttttatatgtattaataatagcataatacaaattttatcataattaaacaaatgataaataatcttttagaaaatttattataaatgataaaattgtaaaagaaaaatatttaaacatggttatattttataaatatatggaatattttgctatattttaaaaaatgatatttttttcattattaggACATATTTAGGGATGattataaaatagttaaagataacttttttttcttttttataatttcttaaacattaaattaattttgattttatactTCTTTCAAAAgagtcttttttattttttttatttcaatttttcacgagttttatcaaaaacataaaaattaacaatttagtGTATATTGTGTAGAACAAAATCActcaaacaaaattcatttcttacaaaaaaaaatattattttttatagaaagaaaatgaaatgaaaatttgtaattgatGATTTGACCAGACACCACAAGAAAAAAGGTAGTTAAATGAAGGGTATTATATAGCGTTACATTTAGGAACATCTCAACAAAACCCAAACCTAATTATAGCATATGACCAACCAGACAATGATGTTGTGAAAATGTCCAACACGTTTTCATAACACACATCAATTTAACCtatacttcttcttcttcttttttatttatagaaaaatccttatataaactataacctttcaattttatcaaattgatTTGCACTTTGCTTCTATTTCCATATAACTCATGTAtcattataaatgttttaaaacaaacattttatcaCGTGATTGTACTCGAAATGTATTGGATTTACCCATTTGAAAGCATTTAATCAAGTTTGAGAATTCTAGATGAAAGAAGGCAGATGAGGTTATtctaattataatagttttggTACACATGGCGACAATTTcgcaaatattttcttaaacgGCTGTAATTGAGCATTTGATCCTAAATAATAGAGTTAATTAGAATAGTATGTAAagtatttagttaaaaaaaaaaagggtaattagatTCATGAAATGCAAGGAAAGGATGGATTTAGAAAATAGTGTATGAATTAGAATTTAGGAATAGGAAGTTACTTGATAAACAAACACGGGATATTCGTGCGtaggattttaattttattcaacatATTGTCAGAATATTTGTATAAATGTAACGTCTCTTTTAAGCTTCAATAAACTGACTCAATACGCGCCTCGCGTGACTTCACTCCccaattaaactatttttaaattcccCTCCCCAATACGTTGCTGTTTTCTAACGCGAGTAGACTTATTCCGAACGAACGCCGCGAGTAGAGGATTCCTCTTTTAACGAATTGACAcaaactaaatataatttctttaatatatttttatttttgttttgaagctGCTGCTAAAAGAAACGGTTATGGTCCTAAATCTCGCCTACACCAACTCCCCCATTCTCCGTCGCCGGCGGACCGTTACTGTTACGGTGACTCACTCCATTCCTTATAATTCTCTCTCTAATTACCGCCATTAATTCTCCGAAACCCACTCTCACTCAccatctttctctctctttttccacttattattgttcttcttGCACTTTCTTTTTACTCTCTCTTCTTGGAACATATATCATCGCTCTTGTTTATGGCGGaatctttgaaatattgttagGGTTTTTGGAATGGGAGGTGAATTCATTTCTGGATTTCAGCAATGGTAGCTGCTGTATCAACGACGATAAACTCCAAGACTGCCCCTCAGAAAGGGCCTCCTCCTCATCTTCATCCTACGCGACACAATTCGAACAGGCTTCCTTTATTTCCATCTGAGTCCGACAATGCAATCCATCCACGCAAGCCCAAATCGCGGGAGGTTACTTCTCGATTTATGCCTCCATCCAACTCATCTTCCTCGCCCTTGCTTACGAAacgttcttcttctccttcactCTCTAGAACTTCCAGTTTAGCTGCTACGCCGACGCAGGCTGCTTCGTCTCTCAATAAGCGTTCTACATCGGTGGACCGCAGGAGAGTTGGGACTCCTAGGCCTTACTCTCTTGATTTCAGGACTGGGTTTGATAATGGTGGACTGGGGGAGATGCCTGCCTCTCAGAAGTTATTGCTTACTTCTACGAGAAGCTTATCTGTTTCATTCCAGGGTGAGTCTTTCTCTTTGCAAGTTAGTAAGGCGAAACCAGCTCCTTCACCAGGTGCCAGGAAGGGTACGCCTGAACGCAGGAAGTCGACGACGCCAGCGAGAGGAGGCGGTGTTGCGGACAAAGCAGAGAACTCAAAGCTAATTGTAGATCAGCATAGATGGCCAGCGAGGTTGCGGCAGGAAAATTTGATGACCAGGAGTTTGGATTGTGAGGACATGGCCGAGAGGAGGAGAGTTAGTGGTGGATCTGTGAATGTCATTAGGCAGTTGCAGGATTCAAAGGCTCAGGGTAGGGCTTCTTTTGATGGGGTTTTGAGCTCGGATTCTGTAACTGCGGGAATGGAGAAAGCGGATGAACTTGTTGTGGACGCAAATTCAGAAAATTTATCTGATCATTCTAATGTACTTTCGTCTGATTCGGATAGCGTCTCTTCAGGTAGCAATTGCGGAACTCAAGATTACAGTCCTAACGAAGGACAGGGGCAGCGTGGACCTCGAGGAATTGTAGTGCCAGCAAGATTTTGGCAGGAGACAAACAACAGGTTGCGGCGCCAGCCGGAAAACGGCTCGCCTTTGTCAAAAAACGTTGGGGCAAGAAGTTTAGCTCCTTCAAAGCTTACCGTGACAAAGAAGTTTGCAATGGATAGTCCTACATCAACTCCACGGGAAATTGCCAACAGTAGAGGTCAATTGTCTCCCATTCGCGGTTCACTTAGGCCTATGTCACCAAGTAGGCTGTTAGCATCGTCCACAGGACCTCGGTTGAGGAATTCTGTGGGGAGTACACCTCTTAATAGTTTGAACAGCATTCCATTATCAATGACAAGTTTTGTTGCTGATGCCCGAAGGGGGAAGATTGCGGAGAACCGAATTGTAGATGCACACTCATTGAGGCTTTTACATAATCGGCTACTGCAATGGCGTTTTGCCAATGCCCGAGCAGATGCTGCACAATCCGGCCTCAGTTTGAATGCAGAGGTACGCTTCGACTATTCTCCCTCTGCCTCAATCATGCcataaatttctattttgttctAACCCCCCCACccattatcttctttttctctctccttttgttttttgatgTATCCTTTTTAAAACACACAATTTTATTTACCTCCTGTTGTGGTGGGTTGACCGTTCAAGAATTGTTgggttttattgtttttaaaattttcttttcttatacCCATGGTTGAAATTCGGGGATGCTACTTACCATAGAGTCTTAATTGCATCAGAGAAGCCTCTATAACGCTTGGCTGAGTACTTCAAAGCTGCGTGAATCTGTTAGAACAAAAAGATCAGAGTTACAGTTACTCAAGCAAAAACTAACGTTAACCACCATCCTCAGCTGGCAAGTAAGACTAATGCTCTGTGTTTCCCTTCTTGATTTCAGTTAGCTATCTTATGatgtattttgtaatttttaaatgtttttttagctCTCTTGTTTCTAGCAGTATTATCGTTCTTTGAAATGAAAGTTGATTCTGAAGTTCTTTTTATgctattttagcaattttaCAACTGTTTTTGCCAATACTGGTGCAAGGGAATTCTTCCCCACCTATGTTTAGTTGAACTTGGTTTAGGAAATGGTTTTGGAGATCTTATCATTATGCTGCAGTGctgtttttattattcattaggACTAGAGCCGTATTTTACTGGTTCTTTGCTAGCTTCAATTTCCATCACTAGCAGCTAATATTCTTAGGATTACGAGttaatgttattgttttttctagtTTCCGTCTTGCTCTTTTCTGATTTGCCACTGTTTGGTGACAATAGATGTTGCATTTGGAAGAATGGGATGAACTGGATCAAGACTTTTCCAACAGTTTATCAGGTGTTACCGAAGCTTTGAGGGCTAGCACCCTTCGCCTGCCAGTTGTTGGATCGGCAAAGGTAAAGTACATGATTCTGCCTGCTCTGTTGTCTTTGAGAGCAAGAAATATTTGACTATGTGGTTCGCTGTTTCATTGATTTGATTACTTGACATTCTGTTTCCTTTCTGCTACAGGCGGATGTCCAAGGTATTAAGGACGCCATTTCCTCTGCCGTTGATGTGCTGCAGACAATGGCATCATccatttgttttctattatCAAAGGTGATgatcatcatttcttttattgtttccATTCTCAGTAGATTTTGAAGTTGTAAAATGTTGCTAGgcatttgttaaatttattcCAATGGTCCATTGTGCAATTTTGGTTCAAGGTATTCTAGAATGCTCGCAAGATTACGATGGTTGGATACTTGATAATTTATCCATATGAATGTGATATGAGTTGAACAAGAAAAGGTTAAACTAGAAgcaaagaggaagagagaagcCTACCTAAATTTTTGCTCAAAGCAGACGATAGAAGATTCTCTAGAAGTGTATAAATAAGAAGTAATTGCCAATGAACTGCAATAAGAAGCTAAAAACAACCCAATTCCAAGTTTTCCTTGGCATGtctatatgttttcaaaacgTGTTAGTTCATAGCAATAGATTTAACCGCGTTAAACCAACGGATACTTGCATTTCCCCCAGTATTCTCCTTCCTGAACTCCTTATAAAATTAGAGCATTTTGGAACATTTCGCTTCTATTGGATGAGGGTGGTAAACCTTTCAGAAAGGATTTCTTGATTGGGATTAAGTTGACTGAGGAGAGATTTTTGAAAGAGCTTTTGCTTGTTGAGATTTTTATCCTGAAATTTGTTGGGAATCAAGGTAGTATGAGATGCGTTTATCCCACATTGGGTTAGAATTGGATGGCCAATGTGGTACTTAAGTAGCTTGGCTCTCCAATCCCAGTAGTTGGCTTTTGGGGTGTGGTTCTCCAAGGTGCTTAAGTACCTACAAAATCTTGCTTCATTTAACAGCCAATCAGTCTACTCTTCTTCTTTACTAACATAAGTTCTTCCTAAATTACTCCTAGCTTGCACAATTGATAGGTCGCAGGAAATTTTTACATAACAAGAACTTCTCAGTTCATAATTCTTGTGTGTTGTTAACATTGTACAAGGGTTATATATAAGTTTCACACCGTAACCTTCTGAATATAAATCTAGTGGTCTTCAACTTGCATCTGATGTGAATTGCCCTTTTGATGCTAATCTGCCAGGATGCACCACCCGGACCCCAATAACTGCTCCCAGTCAAAAGTATCCCACAACTCCATTAGCACTGAAAGtgaaacttaaaaagaaaaaagtatacaGTGTTTGTGGCTAATTTACTGTGCCTGTTATGTATGGGTAGCCGAAATCCTGAGAAACCAAACTCATTACACgagaaagaaaatgggtttgaaaaatggaaataagaGAGTGGATAGATTTGGTAATTATATAATTTCCCGAATGACCAAGTGATGAGAATTAATAAAAGcacaaaaatatttgtgtccGAGACTGGACTAACCTTGGGATATTGTGTAACTGAACTCAAGGGAATGTGCTGAAAGCttaaatatacattatatatagataaatacTTTTGGTTGCATTGTATGGTCGTCCTAGAAATATCATTAACAAATTGGGTTTATAGGACCAAATTTGTTTGCTTGTTTATTGCTGTGTCAGTGATACAAGGTCATGTTTCTCGAGGTATACACTTGTACCTTTTCAGGACCAAATTTGTTTGCTTGTTTATTGCTGTGTCAGTGGTTGGCATGACTACAATTTTAACCATCCAAGTATTCTTTCCCTCCCAATTCTCAAGAGAAAAATGTGCTTCAAAAGTACACGAAGTGACTAGGTCTGATTGCTGACTGGAAACCAAGCTCATCTGTAATCTTAGGCTATTACTTTTTTGGCTCTCCATCTGGTGTTTAGTTTTAGGAATTGTAATCCCAGAGAACTGACGGAAAAAGAAGGACCATGCTCAGTCAGATGTAGAACCGTTGATCACATACCAAAGATACGGAAAGTCGTTAAAatctttgtattttcttatagtctCGACCTAATGCCTCAAGTCATCACCCAAACCAGCCTTAATAATACTTAAAAGATATGTATCAACTTTAGTTGCAATGTTAGAATTGGGAACCATTTTGCCAATAAAGAAGACCATCACATCAAAGCAGAGCACTTCAAACTCAGTTTTCATCTATTGAGTAGATCAACCAATCTTTAGTTgtataattattgttgttttgttttgatggAAGTGTTTATCATCATCGATAAGTGTTTTAATCTTCAAGTTCATCTCAAATCATTTAGATCGTTTCGCTATTCCTTAAAAAGGTGAAAAACTGCTAAAAATTTGTAGCTAATATTGAAGACTAATTAACGAGATCAACCAGCTCAGATCTCTCCCATGTTGAGTACTTCTAATGAATCTTTGTACTTTCCCTTTCTCATCAGTTGCTTTGCATTTGCATGAACCAAAGCCCCATCATGATTGCTCTGTTGAATGTGcaacaaatatatttctaaCGTTAGACATGAGGAAACATGAATGTACATATTGACAATGATTAACTACTTTGGTCAATTTCAGACTATCCACGTGAAAGTTAATATTATGTTCACAGTtcgttttttaattttcatggaTCTTGCCACTCGGTTTGTACTTTTGTGCTTCTAAGCATATATCATTTGATAGGTTGGAAAAGTAAACTCTCTTGTTTCTGAGCTTGCGAATGTGAGTGCAAAGGAATGTGCTTTGCTTGAGCGGGTAAAATGTCTGTTGTCTGCAATTGCCGTACTACAGGTAAATGCTTCTGGTTTACTACTCTCATTTTCCTCCTTAATACCTCTCAAAATACATTTCAACATTCACTTTCCATCCTCCTATAATCCgggatatttatttttcttgtatatatttattcatgTATGTTTGTagttatgtatttaatttttgggaATCAGGTGAAAGAGTGTAGTCTGCGTACGCAAATTTTACAGCGGAGATACGTACCTTCAACCTGACAACTTCTTACATGTAAAAGCTGTTGACTGTCACAAAGCTAACATTATAGCAGAAGATCAaactctttccttttttttggaAGCAATAAGGACATCTGGATGCTTGTGGTTTTCTGAAGCAGATGAGTGTCCACATATTtgatttgggttttgtttgtttagagGAAAATTGTAAGTATTGTGCATGTGCGTGTATAGGTAGCAGAGATTGTCCTTaatgtcaaattaatttgtgTACAGTCCATTCATTACAGACCAGAggttttcatttataaaatatgaattggTGTGTTCTTTTACAAGTAATGTCTAGTCTGGTTTCTTCATATGGTTGTCTGTTCTGCTCACTTTGTAGCCTTCCAAATCGACTTTTTAGTGAAATTCCTACAAAACGAAATGGCCACCTTTTTCTTTGCCTGGATtccccctctctctctctggcTCTCACTCCATCGTAAAAATGTTATTGAGTGAGAGTCAAGAATCGAACTTTAATGATGATAAGATTCGCAAAGctagtaaaaaggaaaaaagagatcCATCCTCGTGCAATGATATGAGTAGAGGGTGAAAGTGTTTG
This is a stretch of genomic DNA from Cucumis sativus cultivar 9930 chromosome 4, Cucumber_9930_V3, whole genome shotgun sequence. It encodes these proteins:
- the LOC101208707 gene encoding protein SNOWY COTYLEDON 3, whose amino-acid sequence is MVAAVSTTINSKTAPQKGPPPHLHPTRHNSNRLPLFPSESDNAIHPRKPKSREVTSRFMPPSNSSSSPLLTKRSSSPSLSRTSSLAATPTQAASSLNKRSTSVDRRRVGTPRPYSLDFRTGFDNGGLGEMPASQKLLLTSTRSLSVSFQGESFSLQVSKAKPAPSPGARKGTPERRKSTTPARGGGVADKAENSKLIVDQHRWPARLRQENLMTRSLDCEDMAERRRVSGGSVNVIRQLQDSKAQGRASFDGVLSSDSVTAGMEKADELVVDANSENLSDHSNVLSSDSDSVSSGSNCGTQDYSPNEGQGQRGPRGIVVPARFWQETNNRLRRQPENGSPLSKNVGARSLAPSKLTVTKKFAMDSPTSTPREIANSRGQLSPIRGSLRPMSPSRLLASSTGPRLRNSVGSTPLNSLNSIPLSMTSFVADARRGKIAENRIVDAHSLRLLHNRLLQWRFANARADAAQSGLSLNAERSLYNAWLSTSKLRESVRTKRSELQLLKQKLTLTTILSWQMLHLEEWDELDQDFSNSLSGVTEALRASTLRLPVVGSAKADVQGIKDAISSAVDVLQTMASSICFLLSKVGKVNSLVSELANVSAKECALLERVKCLLSAIAVLQVKECSLRTQILQRRYVPST